A section of the Agromyces aurantiacus genome encodes:
- the miaA gene encoding tRNA (adenosine(37)-N6)-dimethylallyltransferase MiaA, translated as MTLIAIVGATGTGKSRFALDLAHAIAEAGRPAEVVNADAMQLYRGMDIGTAKLAPAEREGVPHRLLDVLDVTDEASVAAYQSEARRAVDEILAQGGVALLTGGSGLYVSSVIHDLRFPGTDAAVRARLEAELDEVGPGLLHRRLRELDAETAASVDPQNGRRIVRALEVIELTGEPKAARLPDVPVPWRPHRIVHLRSERATLVDRLDARAAAMWRDGLVEEVRELIPAGLERGVTARKAIGYAQALAQVHGRMTEADAIAETQALTRTYARRQVGWFKRYADAAIVDADDRAAVEAEVARQAALG; from the coding sequence GTGACGCTCATCGCGATCGTCGGTGCGACCGGCACGGGCAAGTCGCGCTTCGCGCTCGACCTCGCGCACGCGATCGCCGAGGCCGGGCGACCCGCCGAGGTGGTCAACGCCGACGCCATGCAGCTCTACCGCGGCATGGACATCGGCACGGCCAAGCTCGCACCCGCGGAGCGCGAGGGCGTGCCGCACCGGCTGCTCGACGTGCTCGACGTCACCGACGAGGCGTCCGTCGCGGCGTACCAGTCCGAGGCGCGGAGGGCCGTGGACGAGATCCTCGCGCAGGGTGGCGTCGCGCTGCTCACCGGCGGCTCGGGGCTCTACGTCTCGAGCGTCATCCACGACCTGCGCTTCCCGGGCACCGACGCCGCCGTCCGCGCGCGACTGGAGGCCGAGCTCGACGAGGTCGGGCCGGGCCTGCTGCATCGCCGCCTGCGGGAGCTCGACGCCGAGACGGCCGCGAGCGTCGACCCGCAGAACGGCCGTCGCATCGTGCGCGCGCTCGAGGTCATCGAGCTCACGGGGGAGCCCAAGGCCGCGCGCCTGCCCGACGTGCCCGTGCCGTGGCGCCCGCACCGCATCGTGCACCTGCGCTCCGAGCGGGCGACGCTCGTCGACCGGCTCGACGCGCGCGCCGCGGCGATGTGGCGCGACGGCCTCGTCGAGGAGGTGCGCGAGCTGATCCCCGCCGGGCTCGAACGCGGCGTCACCGCGCGCAAGGCGATCGGCTACGCGCAGGCACTCGCGCAGGTCCACGGCCGCATGACCGAGGCCGACGCGATCGCCGAGACGCAGGCGCTCACGCGGACGTATGCGCGGCGCCAGGTGGGCTGGTTCAAGCGGTACGCCGACGCCGCGATCGTCGACGCCGATGATCGCGCGGCGGTCGAGGCCGAGGTCGCGCGCCAGGCCGCGCTGGGCTGA
- the dapF gene encoding diaminopimelate epimerase: MAFDLRFTKGHGTGNDFVLFSDPEGDVQLTPTQIAAVCDRHFGVGGDGLIRAVRSDRLVDGAAAIAEDPDATWFMDYWNADGSPSEMCGNGIRVFTRYLVDQGLVDLADGDWVAIGTRAGVRRVRALGSGGFEADLGVWRLDGGEPLVRAKNLPVARPGLGIDVGNPHVVVALADDDELESLDLAYVPILDPEPQAGANVEFVVPAEPLVEAGRGRIRMRVHERGSGETLSCGTGAVASALAVRYWAGEGAPDEWVVNVPGGIVGVRMVAEGDGEHVLLSGPAELVFDGVLSLA; this comes from the coding sequence ATGGCGTTCGATCTGCGCTTCACCAAGGGCCACGGCACGGGCAACGACTTCGTGCTCTTCAGCGACCCCGAGGGAGACGTGCAGCTGACGCCCACGCAGATCGCCGCGGTGTGCGACCGGCACTTCGGCGTCGGCGGCGACGGCCTCATCCGCGCCGTGCGCTCCGATCGGCTCGTCGACGGGGCCGCCGCGATCGCGGAGGATCCGGATGCCACGTGGTTCATGGACTACTGGAACGCCGACGGCAGCCCGTCGGAGATGTGCGGCAACGGCATCCGCGTGTTCACGCGCTACCTCGTCGACCAGGGCCTCGTCGACCTCGCCGACGGCGACTGGGTCGCGATCGGCACTCGTGCGGGTGTGCGCCGCGTGCGCGCGCTCGGCAGCGGCGGCTTCGAGGCCGACCTCGGCGTCTGGCGCCTCGATGGCGGCGAGCCCCTCGTGCGTGCCAAGAACCTGCCTGTGGCCCGTCCCGGGCTCGGCATCGACGTCGGCAACCCGCACGTGGTCGTCGCCCTCGCCGACGACGACGAGCTCGAGAGCCTCGACCTGGCGTACGTGCCCATCCTCGACCCGGAGCCCCAGGCCGGTGCGAACGTCGAGTTCGTCGTGCCGGCCGAACCGCTCGTCGAGGCCGGGCGGGGCCGGATCCGGATGCGCGTGCACGAGCGCGGCTCGGGCGAGACCCTCTCGTGCGGCACGGGCGCGGTGGCGTCGGCTCTCGCGGTGCGCTACTGGGCGGGCGAGGGCGCGCCCGACGAGTGGGTCGTCAACGTACCGGGCGGCATCGTGGGGGTGCGCATGGTCGCGGAAGGCGACGGCGAGCACGTGCTGCTCTCCGGCCCGGCCGAGCTCGTGTTCGACGGGGTGCTGAGCCTCGCCTGA
- a CDS encoding class I SAM-dependent methyltransferase, with amino-acid sequence MPQEHYFSSKPADDRALRTVTVRLAGREFDVLTAGGVFSPGHVDLGTRVLLDEVPEPPAGGHLLDLGAGWGPVALTLGLEAPDATVWAVDVNERALDLVGRNAARLGLTNVNPARPDDVPDDVRFAAIWSNPPIRIGKAELHELLRRWLPRLEAGATAWLVVQKNLGADSLQRWLADDLGEGWHVERAATSKGFRVLAVTRER; translated from the coding sequence ATGCCGCAGGAGCACTACTTCTCGTCGAAGCCCGCCGACGACCGCGCGCTCCGCACCGTCACCGTGCGCCTCGCAGGTCGCGAGTTCGACGTGCTCACCGCGGGCGGCGTGTTCAGCCCCGGCCACGTCGACCTCGGCACGCGCGTGCTCCTCGACGAGGTGCCCGAGCCCCCGGCCGGCGGTCATCTGCTCGACCTGGGCGCCGGGTGGGGCCCCGTCGCGCTCACCCTGGGCCTCGAGGCGCCGGATGCCACGGTGTGGGCGGTCGACGTCAACGAGCGGGCGCTCGACCTCGTCGGCCGCAACGCCGCGCGCCTGGGCCTCACCAATGTCAACCCGGCTCGCCCCGATGATGTTCCCGACGACGTGCGCTTCGCCGCGATCTGGTCGAACCCGCCGATCCGCATCGGCAAGGCCGAGCTGCACGAGCTGCTGCGCCGCTGGCTGCCGCGGCTCGAGGCCGGCGCGACCGCGTGGCTCGTGGTGCAGAAGAACCTCGGCGCCGACTCGCTGCAGCGCTGGCTCGCCGACGACCTCGGCGAGGGATGGCACGTCGAGCGCGCCGCGACCTCGAAGGGGTTCCGCGTCCTCGCGGTCACGCGCGAGCGCTGA
- the hflX gene encoding GTPase HflX, protein MNDAEHETHDDAVARVLRSADVRAGVARFGASEAASIQREGLAVDADGGFDGEQYDREARAALRRVGGLSTELEDVTEVEYRQLRLENVVLIGVYPQGSLEDAENSMRELAALAETAGARVLDGVLQRRPHPDPSTYLGRGKTEELRHIVAALGADTVVADTELAPSQRRALEDAVKVKVIDRTAVILDIFSQHAKSREGKAQVELAQLEYLLPRLRGWGESMSRQAGGQVGGAGAGMGSRGPGETKIELDRRRIHSRMAKLRKQIAGMKPARDAKRANRKRNAVPSVAIAGYTNAGKSSLLNRITGAGVLVENALFATLDATVRRNTTSDGRVYTIADTVGFVRNLPHQLVEAFRSTLEEVGDADLIVHVVDGAHPDPAAQIATVRDVIGEVGARDVPELVVFNKADLIGPEERLVLQGLEPNAVFASARTGEGVPDVLAAISRMLPDPAIEVDLLVPYDRGDVVSTLHETGRVLSTDYVEDGTRIRALASPEQAAQLAEFRATALA, encoded by the coding sequence ATGAACGACGCGGAACACGAGACCCACGACGACGCGGTTGCTCGCGTGCTCCGGAGCGCGGACGTGCGCGCGGGCGTCGCCCGATTCGGGGCCTCCGAGGCCGCGTCGATCCAGCGCGAGGGGCTCGCGGTCGATGCCGACGGCGGCTTCGACGGCGAGCAGTACGACCGCGAGGCGCGCGCGGCGCTCCGACGCGTCGGCGGGCTGTCGACCGAGCTCGAGGATGTCACGGAGGTCGAGTACCGGCAGCTGCGACTCGAGAACGTCGTGCTCATCGGCGTGTACCCGCAGGGCTCGCTCGAGGATGCCGAGAACTCGATGCGCGAGCTCGCGGCGCTCGCCGAGACGGCCGGTGCGCGCGTGCTCGACGGCGTGCTGCAGCGCCGTCCGCATCCCGACCCCTCGACCTACCTCGGCCGCGGCAAGACGGAAGAGCTGCGTCACATCGTCGCGGCGCTCGGGGCCGACACGGTCGTGGCCGACACCGAGCTCGCGCCGAGCCAGCGACGCGCCCTGGAGGACGCGGTGAAGGTCAAGGTCATCGACCGCACCGCCGTCATCCTCGACATCTTCAGCCAGCACGCCAAGAGCCGAGAGGGCAAGGCGCAGGTCGAGCTCGCGCAGCTCGAGTACCTCCTCCCTCGCCTGCGCGGCTGGGGCGAGTCGATGTCGCGCCAGGCCGGCGGCCAGGTCGGCGGCGCCGGCGCGGGCATGGGCTCCCGCGGTCCCGGTGAGACCAAGATCGAGCTCGACCGCCGGCGCATCCATTCGCGCATGGCCAAGCTCCGCAAGCAGATCGCGGGCATGAAGCCCGCGCGCGACGCCAAGCGCGCCAACCGCAAGCGCAATGCGGTGCCCTCGGTCGCGATCGCGGGCTACACCAACGCGGGCAAGTCGAGCCTGCTCAACCGCATCACCGGGGCGGGCGTGCTCGTCGAGAACGCGCTCTTCGCCACGCTCGACGCGACCGTGCGCCGCAACACCACGTCCGACGGTCGCGTGTACACGATCGCCGACACCGTCGGGTTCGTCCGGAACCTGCCGCACCAGCTCGTCGAGGCGTTCCGGTCGACGCTCGAGGAGGTGGGCGACGCCGACTTGATCGTGCACGTCGTCGACGGCGCGCACCCCGACCCGGCGGCGCAGATCGCGACCGTGCGCGACGTCATCGGCGAGGTCGGCGCGCGCGACGTGCCCGAACTCGTGGTCTTCAACAAGGCCGACCTCATCGGGCCCGAGGAGCGCCTCGTGCTCCAGGGGCTCGAGCCGAACGCCGTGTTCGCCTCGGCGCGTACCGGCGAGGGCGTGCCCGACGTGCTCGCCGCGATCTCGCGCATGCTGCCCGACCCGGCGATCGAGGTCGACCTCCTCGTGCCGTACGACCGCGGCGACGTCGTCTCGACGCTGCACGAGACCGGCCGCGTGCTCTCGACCGACTACGTCGAGGACGGCACGCGCATCCGCGCGCTGGCCTCGCCCGAGCAGGCGGCGCAGCTCGCCGAATTCCGCGCGACCGCGCTCGCCTGA
- a CDS encoding methylenetetrahydrofolate reductase, with protein sequence MTGREPAGDGDGARPRPPISFELFPPRTDAAAIALGRTIDRLAEADPAFISVTFGAGGSSRDRSLTVLRYMLEHTDVEPMAHLTCVGSSHAEANRLVREFLDAGVTSFLALRGDPPVGAGPEAGIGDLESAAELVQLIHRVQEEREPYGQVGIPGIPGATRILERPRPERVAVAAFPTGHPRSRGAGQDVDVLLAKEVAGANLAITQLFWHADDYLGFVERARAGGVTIPILPGIMPVTTPARLARLEQLTGVPAPSELAIALEIEPDADAQFDLGVDFAADLAGEVLAGGAPGLHLYTFNRHEAVLAVLDLLGLRTIPAHAGTERNTRER encoded by the coding sequence ATGACCGGACGCGAGCCAGCCGGCGACGGCGACGGCGCTCGGCCGAGGCCGCCGATCTCGTTCGAGCTGTTCCCGCCGCGCACCGACGCGGCGGCGATCGCGCTCGGGCGCACGATCGACCGGCTCGCGGAGGCCGACCCGGCCTTCATCTCGGTGACGTTCGGCGCGGGCGGATCCTCGCGCGACCGCTCGCTCACCGTGCTGCGGTACATGCTCGAGCACACGGATGTCGAGCCGATGGCGCACCTGACCTGCGTGGGCTCGAGCCACGCCGAGGCGAACCGGCTCGTCCGCGAGTTCCTCGACGCGGGCGTGACGAGCTTCCTGGCCCTGCGCGGCGACCCGCCGGTCGGCGCCGGCCCCGAGGCGGGCATCGGCGACCTCGAGAGCGCGGCCGAGCTCGTCCAGCTCATCCACCGCGTCCAGGAGGAGCGCGAGCCCTACGGACAGGTCGGCATCCCCGGCATCCCGGGCGCGACCCGCATCCTCGAGCGACCGCGTCCCGAGCGCGTCGCGGTCGCCGCGTTCCCGACCGGCCACCCGCGCTCGCGCGGCGCCGGCCAGGACGTCGACGTGCTGCTCGCCAAGGAGGTCGCGGGCGCGAACCTCGCCATCACGCAGCTGTTCTGGCACGCCGACGACTACCTCGGCTTCGTCGAGCGCGCCCGGGCCGGCGGCGTGACCATCCCGATCCTGCCGGGCATCATGCCGGTCACGACCCCCGCGCGGCTCGCACGCCTCGAGCAGCTCACCGGCGTGCCCGCGCCGAGCGAGCTCGCGATCGCGCTCGAGATCGAGCCCGACGCCGACGCGCAGTTCGACCTCGGCGTCGACTTCGCCGCCGACCTCGCCGGCGAGGTGCTCGCCGGCGGCGCCCCCGGACTCCACCTGTACACCTTCAACCGCCACGAGGCCGTGCTCGCCGTCCTGGACCTGCTCGGCCTGCGCACCATCCCCGCCCACGCGGGCACCGAGAGGAACACGAGAGAACGATGA
- the metE gene encoding 5-methyltetrahydropteroyltriglutamate--homocysteine S-methyltransferase → MTAPAFPAGTILGYPRIGRRRELKHAVEAFWAGRIDADELERTAADLRAATRERLAALGLGRTDSAIPESFSYYDQVLDAAVAVGAIPTRFERLLDADGRLDLTGYFTVARGEGADAPLEMTKWFDSNYHYLVPEIGPDTAFAAHADALVAQVREAREAGFVTRPVLVGPVTFLLLAKAADDAPEGFRPIERLADLVTVYAELLAALRDAGAEWVQLDEPALVSESIDEPRERVLDAVGAAYDVLGAAEARPAIFVGAPYGSLDDALPALAATPVEALGLDLVRGTAPERLDGVTEEALAAKTLVAGVIDGHNIWRGDLERAFAHAEALRSFSGDVAVSTSTSLLHVPHDVEDESALDARLVGWLAFADQKVAQVAVLARGLAEGREAITAELDAASASLADRAAAPGVRVPAVRDRLAALGADAFARVDYDARVAAQEDLALPALPTTTIGSFPQTADIRRARARLVKGELTDAAYRELMREEIARVIRLQEELGLDVLVHGEPERNDMVQYFAELLDGFAVTQNGWVQSYGSRCTRPSILWGDVSRPAPMTVEWSQYAQSLSEKPVKGMLTGPVTILAWSFVRDDQPLGDTARQVALALRDEIGDLEQAGIRVIQVDEPALRELLPLKRADQPAYLDWSVGSFRLATGGAAPATQVHTHLCYSEFGVVIDAIRELDADVTSIEAARSRMEVVDDLSASGFDHGVGPGVYDIHSPRVPSVEEVQSLLERAVGAIPAGRLWVNPDCGLKTRGYDETVASLANIVEATQAVRAGAAVVAAG, encoded by the coding sequence ATGACCGCACCCGCCTTCCCCGCCGGAACCATCCTCGGCTACCCCCGCATCGGTCGCCGCCGCGAGCTCAAGCACGCCGTCGAGGCGTTCTGGGCCGGACGCATCGACGCCGACGAGCTCGAGCGCACGGCCGCGGACCTGCGTGCCGCGACGCGCGAACGCCTCGCCGCGCTCGGCCTCGGCCGCACCGACTCCGCGATCCCCGAGAGCTTCTCGTACTACGACCAGGTGCTCGACGCCGCCGTCGCGGTCGGCGCGATCCCGACGCGCTTCGAGCGACTCCTCGACGCCGACGGCCGGCTCGACCTCACGGGCTACTTCACGGTCGCGCGGGGCGAGGGCGCCGACGCGCCGCTCGAGATGACGAAGTGGTTCGACTCGAACTACCACTACCTGGTGCCCGAGATCGGGCCCGACACCGCCTTCGCCGCACACGCCGACGCGCTCGTCGCGCAGGTGCGCGAGGCCCGCGAGGCCGGGTTCGTCACGCGCCCCGTGCTCGTCGGGCCGGTCACCTTCCTGCTGCTGGCCAAGGCGGCGGATGACGCGCCCGAGGGCTTCCGCCCGATCGAGCGCCTCGCCGACCTGGTGACCGTGTACGCCGAGCTGCTCGCGGCACTCCGCGATGCCGGAGCCGAGTGGGTGCAGCTCGACGAGCCGGCGCTCGTCAGCGAGAGCATCGACGAGCCGCGCGAGCGCGTGCTCGACGCGGTCGGCGCGGCCTACGACGTGCTCGGCGCCGCCGAGGCGCGCCCGGCGATCTTCGTCGGCGCGCCGTACGGCTCGCTCGACGACGCGCTGCCCGCGCTCGCGGCGACGCCCGTCGAAGCGCTCGGGCTCGACCTCGTGCGCGGCACCGCGCCCGAGCGGCTCGACGGCGTGACCGAGGAGGCGCTCGCCGCGAAGACGCTCGTCGCGGGCGTGATCGACGGCCACAACATCTGGCGCGGCGATCTCGAGCGCGCGTTCGCGCACGCCGAGGCGCTCCGCTCGTTCTCGGGCGACGTCGCGGTGTCCACCTCGACCTCGCTGCTGCACGTGCCGCACGACGTCGAGGACGAGTCCGCGCTCGACGCCCGCCTCGTGGGCTGGCTTGCGTTCGCCGACCAGAAGGTCGCGCAGGTCGCGGTGCTGGCTCGCGGCCTCGCCGAGGGGCGCGAGGCGATCACGGCTGAGCTCGACGCGGCATCCGCCTCGCTCGCCGACCGCGCCGCCGCCCCCGGCGTGCGCGTGCCCGCCGTGCGCGACCGCCTCGCCGCGCTCGGCGCCGACGCCTTCGCGCGCGTCGACTACGACGCGCGCGTCGCCGCGCAGGAGGACCTCGCCCTGCCCGCGCTGCCGACCACGACGATCGGCTCGTTCCCACAGACCGCCGACATTCGCCGCGCCCGCGCCCGCCTCGTCAAGGGCGAGCTGACGGATGCCGCCTACCGCGAGCTCATGCGCGAGGAGATCGCCCGCGTCATCCGCCTGCAGGAGGAGCTCGGCCTCGACGTGCTCGTGCACGGCGAGCCGGAGCGCAACGACATGGTGCAGTACTTCGCCGAGCTGCTCGACGGCTTCGCCGTGACCCAGAACGGCTGGGTGCAGTCGTACGGATCGCGCTGCACGCGCCCGTCGATCCTGTGGGGCGACGTCTCGCGTCCGGCGCCGATGACGGTGGAGTGGTCGCAGTACGCGCAGTCGCTGTCGGAGAAGCCCGTCAAGGGCATGCTCACGGGCCCGGTGACGATCCTCGCGTGGTCGTTCGTCCGCGACGACCAGCCGCTCGGCGACACCGCACGCCAGGTCGCCCTGGCGCTGCGCGACGAGATCGGCGACCTCGAGCAGGCCGGCATCCGCGTCATCCAGGTCGACGAGCCGGCGCTGCGCGAGCTGCTGCCGCTCAAGCGCGCCGACCAGCCCGCCTACCTCGACTGGTCGGTCGGCTCGTTCCGGCTCGCGACCGGCGGCGCCGCGCCCGCGACGCAGGTGCACACGCACCTCTGCTACTCGGAGTTCGGCGTCGTCATCGACGCGATCCGCGAGCTCGACGCCGACGTCACCTCGATCGAGGCGGCCCGCAGCCGCATGGAGGTCGTCGACGACCTGTCGGCCAGCGGCTTCGACCACGGCGTGGGCCCGGGCGTGTACGACATCCACTCGCCGCGCGTGCCGAGCGTCGAGGAGGTGCAGTCGCTGCTCGAACGCGCCGTCGGCGCGATCCCGGCCGGACGGCTCTGGGTGAACCCCGACTGCGGCCTGAAGACGCGCGGCTACGACGAGACGGTCGCGTCGCTCGCGAACATCGTCGAGGCGACGCAGGCCGTCCGTGCCGGCGCGGCGGTGGTCGCCGCGGGCTGA